A region of Culicoides brevitarsis isolate CSIRO-B50_1 chromosome 1, AGI_CSIRO_Cbre_v1, whole genome shotgun sequence DNA encodes the following proteins:
- the LOC134838179 gene encoding uncharacterized protein LOC134838179, which yields METPKIHSKSKHRRSASRVVNANHSPAHRSHRNPDENIEENIAANNDGDIMQNDDVNERSCNNANGGNHRNVTTDTTTTEAENEAPQQDDKLQKGILGYIDKQLKVQTLSEPPRSPAQRSTRSRSSNEKSPRRKRSKSESRRRRERKIIAAGEMEVRQANETLMRYLKQCSDFNEASLSGDLEIDENLEDRRVHRKTKAERQKKAHLHARSGKSQHSDLTTVLNELAEDVRHGGTDIYNPFTPVISPLEGPPSRIDKLYIQTSSGYRPVDNNNFYKSSLDIEADENRQIIKSGVHLSCCVQRIWILLANICHGLLAGLGLAHLLLVFTTKPIDWVSLSAAEHYADFNAIYTSTFFCLAIVCMVSVLDRMDISRMDLSGDSIQFRWVIIFMIYAATVTISLCCSSTDQRLLYFTTTTPQNSTELSETMESNNNILNVWNSLSIARSFGALIGWIIIGMSPNTDKLYAYLLEMEKYDIN from the exons atggagACCCCGAAAATTCACTCGAAAAGCAAGCATCGACGGAGCGCGAGTCGCGTCGTAAATGCCAATCACTCGCCAGCACACCGTTCACATCGAAATCCCGATGAAAATATCGAAGAAAACATTGCTGCAAACAATGATGGCGACATAATGCAGAACGATGACGTCAATGAGAGAAGTTGTAATAATGCCAATGGAGGAAATCATCGCAATGTCACTACCGATACGACGACAACAGAGGCGGAAAATGAGGCGCCGCAGCAAGACGACAAGCTGCAAAAAGGCATTTTGGGCTACATTGACAAACAGCTGAAAGTTCAAACGCTTTCGGAGCCGCCGCGAAGTCCCGCGCAACGAAGTACTCGCAGCAGAAGTAGCAACGAAAAGAGTCCGCGGCGCAAACGGAGCAAATCAGAGTCCCGAAGACGACGCGAACGGAAAATTATTGCGGCGGGCGAGATGGAGGTTCGGCAAGCGAATGAGACGCTGATGCGATACTTGAAGCAATGCTCGGATTTTAATGAGGCGTCGTTATCGGGTGACCTCGAGATCGACGAGAACCTTGAGGATCGACGTGTTCATCGCAAAACGAAGGCGGAGAGACAGAAAAAGGCGCATTTGCATGCACGGAGcg gtaaaagtCAACATTCGGATTTGACGACGGTGTTAAATGAGCTGGCGGAGGATGTTCGTCATGGCGGAACGGATATTTATAATCCGTTTACTCCGGTTATTTCGCCGCTCGAAGGACCTCCATCGCGCATCGACAAACTTTATATACAAACTTCCAGTGGCTATCGACCAGTTGAcaataataacttttataaGTCCTCGTTAGATATAGAAGCAGATGAAAatcg tcaaattatCAAATCGGGAGTACATTTATCGTGTTGTGTACAACGTATTTGGATACTTTTAGCAAATATTTGCCACGGACTTTTAGCTGGTCTAGGTCTGGCACATTTACTCTTAGTGTTTACGACAAAGCCCATTGATTGGGTTTCATTGAGCGCCGCTGAACATTATGCTGACTTCAATGCCATTTATACGagcacatttttttgtctggCGATCGTTTGTATGGTTTCCGTGCTGgatag gaTGGATATTTCTCGCATGGATTTATCTGGAGACTCGATACAATTCCGTTGGGttataatatttatgatttatgCTGCCACAGTAACAATAAGCCTTTGTTGTAGTTCTACAGACCAAAGACTGCTTTATTTTACTACAACAACGCCGCAAAATAGCACGGAATTGTCTGAAACAATG gaaagcaataataatatactAAATGTTTGGAATTCTTTATCAATTGCTCGGAGCTTTGGCGCATTAATTGGCTGGATAATTATTGGCATGAGCCCGAACACTGATAAACTGTATGCATATCTCttggaaatggaaaaatatgacATCAACTGA
- the LOC134838530 gene encoding probable Ufm1-specific protease 2, with product MTIKLKISEFVVRRLETIKNDCSGGLFGLMYQGTLILLGFNLESDSGVGLNYKRMQDNFPTEVDLCGLVKIGSVSNAKAHLKEILTDVDITDNPILLHYNNGDIKASLFIHEKLQDIDFEVMRIDDLYNEFFFVRIQCQLAAFCDATEQSIKESLFGLRINLATGNSSFNIAGSDVYLTATSVIGCDETKAISSLLTEKELQSKKKSAPVKDDYETLNVNLLVKNSLNADDEKLTRSALNLTIDTTNKNPMKIPIAVDALSMLNVNTKLSSLYEILVESLCRILRLTERNLLTQLKTSGKDLNAPIMYHFKPEELGHFFTCIYRAGVSDDDPYLTSKRKSLHQHFGLPVTRPYFRRGNAYRFKNSKSRLLVNPHVGVKGSVIDGTQYLVQGKYTYHHYMQDNFDDNGWGCAYRSLQTLCSWFNYQGYTENKVPSHREIQKYLVDVGDKPQNFLGSRQWIGSMEVSMCLNHFTNVDSKIMHVNSGAELAQKGPELKFHFETQGTPIMIGGGVLAHTILGIDWNSETGEIKFLILDPHYTGVDDLSIVQSKGWCGWKPISFWDKKAYYNLCMPQRPHIF from the exons ATGACCATCAAATTGAAGATTTCCGAGTTTGTTGTGCGA CGACtggaaacgataaaaaatgactGTAGCGGCGGATTGTTTGGACTGATGTATCAAGGAACTCTCATTTTATTGGGATTTAACTTGGAATCTGACTCTGGCGTTGGTCTCAATTACAAACGGATGCAGGA taatttcCCGACAGAAGTCGATCTATGCGGACTTGTCAAAATTGGGTCAGTTTCGAACGCAAAAGCTCATTTAAAGGAAATCCTCACAGATGTCGATATCACAGACAACCCAATTCTGCTGCATTACAACAACGGCGACATCAAAGCCTCACTTTTCATCCACGAAAAGTTGCAAGATATTGATTTCGAGGTGATGCGAATCGACGATTTGTATAACGAGTTCTTTTTCGTGCGAATTCAGTGTCAATTAGCTGCTTTTTGTGACGCCACGGAACAATCCATTAAGGAATCGCTCTTCGGACTGCGAATAAATTTGGCGACAGGCAATAGTAGTTTCAACATCGCTGGCAGTGACGTGTATTTAACAGCAACTAGTGTGATTGGATGCGACGAAACAAAAGCAATTTCGAGtcttttaacagaaaaagagctgcaatcgaagaaaaaatcggCTCCCGTGAAAGATGACTATGAAACGTTGAACGTAAATTTGTTGgtgaaaaattccttgaatgcagatgatgaaaaattaacgagATCCGCTCTAAATTTGACAATTgacacaacaaataaaaatccgatGAAAATTCCGATTGCTGTTGATGCCTTGAGCATGTTGAACGTGAATACGAAACTCAGTTCCTTGTAcgaaattttagttgaaagcTTGTGTCGCATCCTCCGACTCACCGAACGGAATTTATTGACGCAACTGAAGACCAGCGGCAAGGATTTGAACGCGCCAATCATGTATCATTTCAAACCCGAGGAGTTGGGTCACTTTTTTACGTGCATTTATCGTGCCGGGGTATCAGATGACGATCCTTACCTCACGAGTAAACGGAAAAGTCTTCATCAGCATTTCGGATTGCCCGTCACTCGACCTTATTTCCGTCGCGGAAACGCTTATCGcttcaaaaattccaaatctCGACTTCTCGTGAACCCCCATGTGGGTGTCAAAGGCTCCGTTATCGATGGAACGCAATATCTCGTGCAAGGCAAATACACGTATCATCACTACATGCAAGATAACTTCGACGACAATGGCTGGGGATGTGCTTATCGGTCACTTCAAACGCTCTGTTCGTGGTTCAATTATCAAGGCTACACGGAAAATAAGGTACCATCGCATCGggaaatccaaaaatatctCGTTGATGTTGGTGACAAACCTCAAAATTTCCTTGGATCACGTCAATGGATCGGTTCGATGGAAGTTTCGATGTGCTTGAATCACTTTACAAACGTCGATTCGAAGATCATGCATGTCAATTCGGGTGCGGAACTCGCCCAAAAGGGTCCCGAATTGAAATTTCACTTTGAGACGCAAGGAACTCCCATCATGATAGGAGGCGGGGTGCTCGCCCACACAATTTTAGGGATAGATTGGAACAGCGAAACTGGcgaaattaagtttttgataCTGGATCCGCATTATACGGGTGTCGATGACTTGTCCATTGTGCAAAGTAAGGGATGGTGTGGATGGAAACCAATCTCGTTCTGGGATAAAAAAGCTTATTACAACCTTTGCATGCCACAAAGACCTcacatattttag
- the LOC134838506 gene encoding juvenile hormone epoxide hydrolase 2-like yields the protein MYKLLVIAAIFSFAAYQVGQIYQFLYAEKPLPDLDFDRYWGPGAKKPKEIAIHKIILSFEDAVIDKLKLQLNDTSYLAAPLEGVNFEYGMNTETLKGIVEYWKNDYLKRWYEEREWYIGKYPMFQTKIQGLDVHYVHVYPENAPKTSKVIPLLLLHGWPGSILEYYEVIPELVKLSMHKSFVFEFIIPFIPGFCQSEAPHKQGFDSVQTAIVFNNLMQRIGVEKYYIHGGDWGSIIGNHMATLFPEHVLGYHSILCSTNTPLSMLKTFIASFWPSMFIEESRIDWFYPQMPHLWTLLEESGYFHIQATKPDTIGAALTGNPVGLAAYILEKYSTATNKANRNKKNGGFNETIHIDRILDIIMLYHASNSITSSMRFYKETMASENPRILDTRKVTVPTACARFKHDIRHLSDFVLKDKFVNLVQSTYHEKGGHFAAMELPDVLAKDIFDFVSKVEMNKK from the exons ATGTACAAATTACTCGTCATTGCTGCGATTTTTTCGTTTGCCGCTTATCAAGTTggtcaaatttatcaatttttgtatgCAGAAAAGCCCTTGCCTGACCTTGATTTTGACCGTTATTGGGGTCCAGGTGCAAAAAAGCCCAAAGAAATTGcaattcacaaaattattttgagtttcGAAGATGCCGTGATCGATAAACTGAAGTTGCAATTGAACGACACGAGTTATTTGGCAGCTCCGTTGGAAGGAGTCAACTTCGAATATGGCATGAACACAGAAACGCTAAAAGGAATTGTTGAATATTGGAAAAATGATTATCTGAAACGATGGTATGAGGAACGGGAATGGTACATTGGGAAATATCCGATGTTTCAAACGAAAATTCAAgg TTTGGATGTTCATTATGTTCACGTTTATCCTGAAAATGCACCAAAAACCTCAAAAGTCATTCCTTTGCTGCTTCTTCATGGATGGCCCGGTTCAATTCTCGAGTATTACGAAGTAATTCCGGAACTTGTCAAACTCTCAATGCACAAATCGTTCGTTTTTGAGTTCATTATTCCCTTTATTCCGGGTTTTTGTCAATCTGAAGCGCCTCACAAGCAGGGATTTGATTCCGTTCAAACTGCAATCGTCTTTAACAACCTCATGCAACGTATTGGAgtcgaaaaatattacattcaTGGCGGCGATTGGGGTTCCATTATCGGAAATCACATGGCAACTTTGTTCCCGGAACACGTTTTGGGCTATCACTCGATATTATGTTCAACTAACACCCCACTTTCgatgttaaaaacttttatcgcGAGTTTTTGGCCCTCAATGTTCATCGAAGAGTCCCGAATTGACTGGTTTTATCCCCAAATGCCTCATCTTTGGACTTTATTGGAAGAAAGCGgttattttcatattcaagCCACGAAACCTGACACCATTGGAGCAGCTTTGACGGGAAATCCGGTAGGTTTAGCAGCATACATTCTCGAAAAATACTCGACAGCGACAAATAAGGCAAacagaaacaagaaaaacggCGGATTTAATGAGACAATTCACATCGATCGCATTCTTGACATCATCATGTTGTACCATGCTTCCAATTCGATAACGAGTTCGATGCGTTTTTACAAGGAAACGATGGCAAGTGAGAATCCAAGGATTTTAGACACGCGAAAAGTGACTGTTCCAACGGCTTGTGCTCGATTTAAGCATGATATTCGACATTTATCGGATTTTGTGTTGAAAGATAAGTTTGTTAATCTTGTTCAATCGACGTATCACGAGAAAGGAGGACATTTTGCTGCGATGGAATTGCCTGATGTTCTCGCcaaagatatttttgactttgtgTCGAAGGTTGAgatgaataaaaagtaa